Proteins encoded by one window of Cannabis sativa cultivar Pink pepper isolate KNU-18-1 chromosome 4, ASM2916894v1, whole genome shotgun sequence:
- the LOC115711932 gene encoding cell wall / vacuolar inhibitor of fructosidase 2, whose product MAAYPFFILILIVSIAGAHSNDSIDKTCKTTKYYDLCVSSLKSDPTSKNKDVKGLATIMIGIGMANSTATSSYLSSQLLSAYGNDVAMKKVLKECADKYGFAADALQSSAQDLVAENFDYAYLHVTAAEDYPNACRNAFRRFPGLAYPPELARREEGLKRICDVVLGIIDNLGEY is encoded by the coding sequence ATGGCCGCTTATCCCTTTTTTATCCTCATCCTCATCGTCTCCATCGCCGGAGCCCATTCCAACGATTCCATCGACAAAACCTGCAAAACCACAAAGTACTACGATCTGTGTGTCTCCTCTCTCAAATCGGATCCCACGAGCAAAAACAAGGACGTTAAGGGACTCGCGACAATCATGATTGGGATCGGGATGGCCAACTCCACTGCCACGTCGTCTTATCTGTCGTCTCAGTTGCTCAGCGCCTATGGAAACGACGTCGCAATGAAGAAAGTTCTGAAGGAGTGCGCCGACAAGTACGGCTTCGCTGCCGACGCCCTCCAGTCTTCTGCTCAGGATTTGGTCGCAGAGAACTTCGACTACGCTTACCTGCACGTGACCGCAGCCGAAGATTACCCCAACGCGTGCCGTAACGCGTTCCGACGATTTCCTGGCTTGGCTTATCCGCCTGAGCTGGCGCGTAGAGAAGAAGGCTTGAAGCGTATCTGCGACGTCGTTTTGGGTATAATCGACAATCTTGGTGAATATTGA